Part of the uncultured Cohaesibacter sp. genome is shown below.
CGTGGTAGGAGGCCTTGGGTGTGCGCTTGAGGCTTTCAAAGTCCACATGGACCAGGCCAAACCGCTTGTCATACCCCAGTGCCCATTCAAAATTGTCCATCAGAGACCAGACGAAATAGGCTTTAAGGGGAACACCCTGTTTGATGGCTGACAGCGCCTGCCTGAAATGGGCGTCGAGATAGGCGATGCGTTCCTGATCGTCTACGACGCCATCGGTCAGTATGTCCTTGTTTGCCATGCCATTCTCCGTGATGGCAAGCGGCAGGGCGCCAGTATAGGTTTTGCTGATCCAGAGCAGCAGGTCTCCAAGCCCTTCCGGATAGACCTCCCAGTCCATCTCCGTGCGTGGCAGCGGACCCTTGTTGCCGATCATCTCGGGCAGGGCACTGCCCGGTTCTGTTGTGCCAGCCGAAACCAGATTGCGGGTGTAATAGTTGATGCCGAGCCAATCGAGAGGCGCCTTGATGCCTTCCATATCCTTTTGCCAGCCCTCTGGCAGATAGGGCTCTAGGTAGGTGAGGACATCCTCGGGGTACGATCCGTTGAACAGTCCGCCAAGGAACCAGCGATTGTAGATGCCTTCGGTCAGGCGAGCCGCTTCCCGGTTGGCCGGTTCGTCATCAAACGGGCTGACGTGCTCGAAATTAAGGACGATGCCTAGATCCTTCTGCCCCAGTGCGCGCAGGGCGGCTACGGCCTTGCCATGGGCAACTGGCACCAGATGAGCTGCTCGACTGACGGCGCGGATGTCTCTGAGACCGGGGGCATGTGCTCCGTGGAAATGGCTGTACCAGGTGATGCACCATGGCTCGTTGAAGGTCACCACCGTTGACAGGCGATCGCCAAGCCGCTTGACCACGATTTCCGCGTAGTCGGCGAACAGGTCGGTGACATCCCTGTTGCGCCAGCCGCCAATGTCAGACAGGGCACTTGGCAGCTCCCAGTGATAAAGCGTCAGGTTGGGGGCCAAACCGCGCTCCAGCATTCCGTCGACCAGTCGGTCATAGAAGTCGAGCCCTTCCTCATTCACCTGACCACGCCCCTCGGGGAGAATGCGCGCCCACGAGGTTGAAAAGCGATAGGCGGAAACGCCGAGCTCCTTCATGAGGTCCAGATCCTGAGGCCAGTTGTGATAGTGGTCGCAGGCTATGGCGCCATTCTCGCAGCGGACGACGTTGCCTGCCGTTGCGGCAAAGCTGTCCCAGTGGCTCTCGCCACAACCGCCGAAGGAACTGCCCTCGATCTGGTAGGCCGATGTGGAGGTGCCGAAAAGGAAATCCTTGGGAAAGTCGGAGCGCTTGACGGAGAAACGGGCCTGTCTGGGAAGTGCGGGCATGGTTGGATCTTTCATGGGTTCAGCGGCCGGAGAGGGCGCAAGGGAATGCGTGCCACGTGATGGGGCTGGTTCTGGGCCATTCGGCAATCATTTGCTCAGATGCGGCGCGGGCCGGTTGATTGGCCAACGACCAGATCGGTTTCCCAAAGTTCTTGCACAAGTCCCTTTTCCGGGTTGTCAATCTGGTCAAGCAGGATTTCGGCCAGACGGCGCCCGGCATCCATGATTGATGAACGGACCGAGGTGAAGAGCGGGACGCCGGGGTATTGCAGAAATGACAGCTCGTCATCAAAGGTGACCACGGAAAGGTCTCGACCGATCTGTAGGCCGCATTCCTGTACTGCCCTGACCACACCAAGCGCGGTCAGGACCGAAGACGTAACGATGGCCGTTGGTGCGTCCTCCATTTTCAGAAGCCGCTTGGTGACGTCATAGCCGTAGGGCTCGATCATGTCTGATGAAAAGATCAGTGCAGGGTCGATGGGGAGACCGCGGCCCGTGATTGCCGCCTCATAACCAAGTCTGCGCCGATAGGCAAAGTCCATCTCTTCGATACCATTGAGCAAGGCAATCCGTTCATGGCCGAGGTCAAGAAGGAAGTCGGTGGCGCGCTTGAAACTGCTGCGGTTGTTGACGTCGAGCCACGAGAAATCCTTGCATCCTTCTTCCGTGCGACCATGCACCACAAAGGGCAGCTCAAGGCTCTTGAGCAGTTCGATGCGCGGATCTTCCTTGTAGGGGCCGTGAACAATGACGCCGTCAACGCGCTTTGAACGCGCCAGTTCGCGGTAGCACTTTTCCTGTTCGTCATACGGCACCACGGAAATCAGCATCTCAAAGCCGAACTTGGCGTAGGTTTCTCCAGCTCCCGCAATGAAATCGGAGAAGTGAGGGTTGATCATTGAATGCTTTGGACTTTGTGGCACGACGTGGGCGACCGCGTGGGATTTGCCCATGGCAAGGCGCTTGGCCGAATAGGAGGGGTGGTAGTTGTATTTCCTTGCGGCCTCGATCACCCGAATGCGTGTCTTCTCCCCAACCTCCGGGTAGCCGTTGAGCGCACGGCTGACCGTAGTTTGAGACAAATTCAGG
Proteins encoded:
- a CDS encoding substrate-binding domain-containing protein, producing MNLKELSNILNLSQTTVSRALNGYPEVGEKTRIRVIEAARKYNYHPSYSAKRLAMGKSHAVAHVVPQSPKHSMINPHFSDFIAGAGETYAKFGFEMLISVVPYDEQEKCYRELARSKRVDGVIVHGPYKEDPRIELLKSLELPFVVHGRTEEGCKDFSWLDVNNRSSFKRATDFLLDLGHERIALLNGIEEMDFAYRRRLGYEAAITGRGLPIDPALIFSSDMIEPYGYDVTKRLLKMEDAPTAIVTSSVLTALGVVRAVQECGLQIGRDLSVVTFDDELSFLQYPGVPLFTSVRSSIMDAGRRLAEILLDQIDNPEKGLVQELWETDLVVGQSTGPRRI
- a CDS encoding GH1 family beta-glucosidase; this translates as MPALPRQARFSVKRSDFPKDFLFGTSTSAYQIEGSSFGGCGESHWDSFAATAGNVVRCENGAIACDHYHNWPQDLDLMKELGVSAYRFSTSWARILPEGRGQVNEEGLDFYDRLVDGMLERGLAPNLTLYHWELPSALSDIGGWRNRDVTDLFADYAEIVVKRLGDRLSTVVTFNEPWCITWYSHFHGAHAPGLRDIRAVSRAAHLVPVAHGKAVAALRALGQKDLGIVLNFEHVSPFDDEPANREAARLTEGIYNRWFLGGLFNGSYPEDVLTYLEPYLPEGWQKDMEGIKAPLDWLGINYYTRNLVSAGTTEPGSALPEMIGNKGPLPRTEMDWEVYPEGLGDLLLWISKTYTGALPLAITENGMANKDILTDGVVDDQERIAYLDAHFRQALSAIKQGVPLKAYFVWSLMDNFEWALGYDKRFGLVHVDFESLKRTPKASYHALKAMLAGT